TTTGGCAAAATGGATTCGGCCGCTTTTATCATGGAGATAATAAAGGTAAGGCGATTTTTGGGGATGCAGGGCGGCATCTATGGCATTTGGTCCCGGGTTGGCTATTGGCCCCGGCGGCAGGCCTTTATGCAAATATGTGTTATAAGGGGAATTAATTTTTAAATCAGCAAGAAAAATTTTTTCTCTCCGTGTAAGATAAGGAAAAACGGCATCAACTTGCAGTGGCATGCCTATTTTTAGCCTTTTCCACAAGATGCCGGATATTATTTTCCTTTCTTTTCCTTGCGACGATTCTTTTTCTATCAATGAGGCCATCGTCACAATTTCATGATCGACTTTGCCGATTTTGGCATTAAAATTATCTCTCATCGCCTCGATAATTTCATCTGTTTCAGCAGTAGATGGAATAAGATAAGTATCCGGGAAAAGATATCCCTCATGATTTTTTGCTTTATCAAGAAACTCTGCCTTGTTAAAATTTTCAAAACCGCTAAAAATTTCGGCGATGTCTCTGTTATCCGATCCTTCCGGCACCCTAATCTTAACTAACTTAACGCCAAATTCCCCTCTTACCATTCGGCTGATAATCCCGAAGACCGATACAGGCTCGTTAAAAATATAATCCCCGTATTTTATCTCCCTGGTTTTATTTAAAAACTTTACAAAGAAAGCGAACGCCCACCTGCTTTTTATCACGCCCCTGTCGCTTAGTTTGGACGAAATTTCCTGCAGGTTCATTCGGTTAAAGATTTCTTATCTTTTTCCTCACAGCCCATTATAACAACAGTATATCAGGCTACCAAAAGATAAAACAAACAGATCCATCCGGCCAATTTTAGGCGGGCAGACACTGGAAGCTCGCTTTTCCCGGCTTCAATTCTTGACAGGCAGTATCATGTGGGTTCGCCGTCCATGCACAACTCCAACTGATGCAGCAGTTGACCACGAGTTGAGTATTGAGCTTCTTGGCGTAGGGCAAGGAATCGCCACCATCCATGGGTTGGCAATCAAATTCTGCCTTAAAGGAAATTACCAAAATCTGCAAACCCCGAGGCGGAATAGTGGTTTTGGTCTATAAAAAATACGCGGTGATGGCGATGATAAGATAGAAGGATAACAGGGAAAAGCCCTCCCACCAGTTGCTCTTGTTGTCATGGACGACGAGCCAGGTGCCGCCGATGGACATAGCGAGGGTAATCAACTCGATCTTGTTAAAAATCAGGTTAAAATTTTGACCGAAGAGGCCTGCGATAAGGACACAGACGGGTGAAACGAAGAGGGCAATCTGCACGCTGCTTTCTGCTGCAATGGCCAGGCTCAGGTTGATCTTGTTCTTTAGAGCGGTACCAACAGCAACTGAATGTTCCGCAACGTTACCGACAAGCGGCAGGATGATCAAACCAACAAAGGCAGGCGGGATATGGGTAGATTCCACAAGAGGTTCTATCTGATGTACCAATATCTCAGACATATAGACAAGTCCACCCGTCGCTAAAATCAGGATAACCAGACTCTTTGTCATACTCCATGGAGGTGCCGTAGCCTCGATGGCCTCATGAATGACTTGTGACGCCTCTTTGTTTTCACGATTTACCATGGTATAAAATACCCCTACAAAGTAGACCATGAGCAGAACCACGGCAATGCCAATGCTATACTTGTGGAGGGCTAATATCGAGTCCTCTCTTGCAAAGATAGAAGGTACCACAAAACACATGGCAGCCATGGAGAGGTGGATAGTCGTTGTCCCGGTAATGATGGGACTCAGCCTCAATTCACCGAATTTTACGCCACCAATGAAGAGACTTAACCCCAGAATGAGCAGGATATTACCGATAATTGAGCCAATCAAAGAATATTTCACAATATCGATTAAACCGCTTTTAATGGCAAGGATTGCAATGACCAACTCTGCTGCATTACCAAAGGTGGCGTTGATAATGCCAGAAAGATGTTCACCGGTCTTTTCGGAAATTACCTCCGTTGCCTCTCCCAGGAAGTGGGCTAGTGGCACCAGGACGGCTGCAGCCAAGATAAAGGTAATGACTGCAGGAAATTGATAATTATGGGCAATAATGGTGACAGGTATAAGCAGCAGAAGATAATGCCAGAAGCTGAATTTGGGGAACAATGATATGATCCTTGCGTTTTTAAACTCTTTAAAAAAAATCAATGTTAAACGGTAATTTGATAGTATAGTACTACTGTATCAAAATTACCCCTTCTTCAAAAAGGGCACAAAGCGGCAAAGCCGATTCATTATAAATGAAAAATTTTCAGAACGTCTTTTGCCAATCTTTCAAAAAATATCCCCCCAAAACAGTATTTTTTTCTACTTTTTCTGAATACCTGTACTACGCAATTTCCTAACCGGAGAAC
This is a stretch of genomic DNA from Candidatus Brocadia sp.. It encodes these proteins:
- the mltG gene encoding endolytic transglycosylase MltG — encoded protein: MNLQEISSKLSDRGVIKSRWAFAFFVKFLNKTREIKYGDYIFNEPVSVFGIISRMVRGEFGVKLVKIRVPEGSDNRDIAEIFSGFENFNKAEFLDKAKNHEGYLFPDTYLIPSTAETDEIIEAMRDNFNAKIGKVDHEIVTMASLIEKESSQGKERKIISGILWKRLKIGMPLQVDAVFPYLTRREKIFLADLKINSPYNTYLHKGLPPGPIANPGPNAIDAALHPQKSPYLYYLHDKSGRIHFAKTYKEHFKNKEKYLK
- the cax gene encoding calcium/proton exchanger yields the protein MLSNYRLTLIFFKEFKNARIISLFPKFSFWHYLLLLIPVTIIAHNYQFPAVITFILAAAVLVPLAHFLGEATEVISEKTGEHLSGIINATFGNAAELVIAILAIKSGLIDIVKYSLIGSIIGNILLILGLSLFIGGVKFGELRLSPIITGTTTIHLSMAAMCFVVPSIFAREDSILALHKYSIGIAVVLLMVYFVGVFYTMVNRENKEASQVIHEAIEATAPPWSMTKSLVILILATGGLVYMSEILVHQIEPLVESTHIPPAFVGLIILPLVGNVAEHSVAVGTALKNKINLSLAIAAESSVQIALFVSPVCVLIAGLFGQNFNLIFNKIELITLAMSIGGTWLVVHDNKSNWWEGFSLLSFYLIIAITAYFL